One window of Quercus robur chromosome 12, dhQueRobu3.1, whole genome shotgun sequence genomic DNA carries:
- the LOC126709248 gene encoding DNA replication licensing factor MCM7, which produces MNTKDLDFKADKVLAKEFLSNFADANGEAKYMNILQEVANRKFRAIQIDLEDLFNYKDFDEEFLRRVTENTRRYIGIFADAIDGLLPEPTEAFTDDDHDILMTQRSDEGTENMDGSDPHQKMPPEIKRYFEVYIRASSKGRPFTIREVKASYIGQLVKISGIVTRCSDVKPLMQVAVYTCEDCGFEIYQEVTARVFMPLFECPSKRCYTNRAKGNLILQLRASKFLKFQEAKIQELAEHVPKGHIPRTMTVHFRGELTRKVAPGDVVELSGIFLPIPYTGFKAMRAGLVADTYLEAMSVTHFKKKYEEYELRGDEEEQIARLAEDGDIYNKLSRSLAPEIFGHEDIKKALLLLLVGAPHRKLKDGMKIRGDLHICLMGDPGVAKSQLLKHIINVAPRGVYTTGKGSSGVGLTAAVQKDPVTNEMVLEGGALVLADMGICAIDEFDKMDESDRTAIHEVMEQQTVSIAKAGITTSLNARTAVLAAANPAWGRYDLRRTPAENINLPPALLSRFDLLWLILDRADMDSDLEMARHIVYVHQNKESPALGFTPLDPSVLRAYISAARRVSPCVPRELEEYIASAYSSIRQEEAKSSSPHSYTTVRTLLSILRISAALARLRFADTVAQSDVDEALRLMQMSKFSLYSDERQKSGLDAISDIYSILRDEAARTNKMDVSYAHALNWISRKGYSEAQLKECLEEYAALNVWQIHPHTFDIRFIDA; this is translated from the exons ATGAACACGAAGGACCTCGATTTCAAGGCAGACAAAG TTCTGGCGAAGGAGTTCCTTTCGAACTTCGCAGATGCAAATGGCGAAGCCAAGTATATGAACATCCTT cAAGAGGTTGCCAACCGCAAATTCCGAGCAATCCAGATTGATCTCGAGGACTTATTTAAT tacaaggACTTCGATGAAGAGTTTCTCAGGCGTGTTACTGAGAATACGCGGCGGTATATTGGGATTTTTGCTGATGCGATTGATGGTCTCTTGCCGGAGCCCACGGAGGCCTTTACAGATGATGATCATGACATATTGATGACACAAAGGTCTGATGAAGGGACGGAGAATATGGACGGTTCTGATCCACATCAGAAGATGCCTCCAGAAATCAAGCGCTACTT TGAAGTTTATATAAGAGCATCTTCAAAGGGACGGCCATTTACAATCAGGGAGGTCAAGGCTTCATACATTGGCCAACTTGTAAAGATATCCGGTATTGTCACGCGTTGTTCAGATGTTAAACCATTGATGCAGGTAGCTGTGTATACCTGTGAAGATTGTGGTTTTGAAATTTACCAG GAAGTAACTGCTCGAGTTTTCATGCCTCTGTTTGAGTGTCCATCCAAACGCTGTTATACAAATAGAGCAAAGGGGAACCTTATTCTGCAGCTCAGGGCGTCGAAGTTTTTGAAGTTTCAAGAG GCCAAAATTCAAGAGTTAGCGGAACATGTTCCAAAAGGCCATATTCCACGGACAATGACTGTCCATTTTAGGGGGGAACTCACAAGAAAG GTGGCTCCCGGTGATGTTGTTGAATTGTCTGGGATTTTTCTTCCTATTCCATACACTGGTTTTAAAGCAATGCGTGCTGGCTTAGTTGCAGATACTTACTTAGAGGCCATGTCTGTCAcacatttcaagaaaaaatatgaGGA GTATGAACTTAGAGGAGATGAGGAAGAACAAATTGCACGTTTAGCTGAGGATGGcgatatttataataaattgtCTCGATCGTTGGCACCTGAAATTTTTGGACATGAAGATATCAAAAAAGCTCTACTTCTTCTCCTTGTGGGTGCTCCTCATCGGAAGTTGAAAGATGGGATGAAG ATTAGAGGAGATTTACATATATGTTTGATGGGTGATCCTGGGGTTGCAAAGAGTCAACTTCTTAAGCACATTATTAATGTAGCTCCCAGGGGAGTATATACTACTGGCAAAGGAAGCAGTGGCGTTGGTTTAACTGCTGCTGTTCAGAAAGATCCAGTAACAAATGAGATGGTCCTGGAAGGAGGAGCATTG GTGCTAGCAGATATGGGTATATGTGCTATTGATGAGTTTGACAAGATGGATGAATCAGATCGAACAGCAATACATGAAGTTATGGAGCAGCAGACTGTCAGCATTGCCAAGGCTGGAATTACTACATCTCTGAATGCAAGAACTGCTGTTCTTGCTGCAGCTAATCCAGCGTG ggGAAGATATGACCTCCGTAGAACTCCAGCTGAAAACATTAATCTTCCCCCAGCCCTTCTGTCAAGATTTGACCTTCTGTGGTTGATCCTGGATCGAGCAGATATGGACAGCGATCTCGAAATGGCTAGGCATATTGTCTATGTGCACCAGAATAAAGAATCTCCTGCTCTTGGGTTCACTCCACTTGACCCATCTGTTCTTCG TGCTTATATTTCGGCAGCAAGAAGAGTGTCTCCCTGTGTCCCAAGGGAACTGGAGGAATATATTGCTAGTGCCTATTCCAGCATTAGACAAGAAGAAGCTAAATCTAGTAGTCCTCATTCCTATACAACTGTGAGAACTCTGCTCAGCATTCTCCGAATATCAGCT GCACTAGCAAGACTCCGATTTGCTGATACTGTGGCTCAGAGTGATGTGGATGAGGCACTTAGGTTAATGCAGATGTCAAAGTTCTCTTTGTACTCAGATGAGCGTCAGAAATCTGGACTGGATGCTATCTCTGATATCTATTCAATATTGCGAGACGAAGCTGCTAGGACTAACAAGATGGATGTGAGCTATGCCCATGCACTCAATTGGATTTCTAGAAAG GGATACAGTGAAGCTCAATTGAAAGAATGTTTGGAGGAATATGCAGCCTTAAATGTGTGGCAGATACACCCCCACACCTTTGACATCCGATTTATTGATGCCTGA
- the LOC126710604 gene encoding vacuolar protein sorting-associated protein 51 homolog, whose translation MGVDDLPMDDKAKRMRDLLSSFYSPDPSISPSPDSPSSRPQQITLDDINSTSFDPDHYMNFLVEKSNLEGLLQRHVEMAAEIKNLDTDLQMLVYENYNKFISATDTIKRMKTNIVGMESNMEGLLEKIMSVQSRSDGVNTSLFEKREHIEKLHRTYNLLRKVQFIFDLPMRLGKCIKSEAYADAVRFYIGAMPIFKAYGDSSFQDCKQASEEAMAIIIKNLQGKLFSDSESIQARAEAAVLLKQLDFPVESLKARLLEKLAQSLADLQLKTKELSNASVDSKDSSKEESIPCSEPAAAHEASVREFAEALRAYCVIFPDSENQLVKLAQDLVTKHFETTGEYVKERICSAELLRVLRVIWKDVLLMDEVLHEAALPDYSLEAAKVAVKQYVASRFSHLLHDISDALTKVHVRQKDGGKEYSLQVVLETSKKAVLQGSMDVLLDFRQILEDNLELLVNLKDLIIDLVQEGFQDFFRALDDHFLLLSGRNISPSQDQGLIEGTQGDKAFAGLVLVLAQLSVFIEQTAIPRITEEIAASFSGGGARGYENGPAFVPGEICRIFRSAGEKFLNLYIKMRTQRISLLLKKRFTTPNWIKHKEPREVHMFVDLFLQELGAIGREVKQILPQGLRRHRRNDSNGSTASSRSNPLREEKLTQSNTQRARSQLLETHLAKLFKQKVEIFTKVEYTQESVVSTIVKLSLKSLQEFVRLQTFNRSGFQQIQLDIQFLRTPLKENVEDEAAVDFLLDEVIVGASERCLDPIPLEPPILDKLIQAKLAKTRDQIPSAS comes from the exons ATGGGAGTCGACGATCTCCCAATGGACGACAAGGCGAAGCGAATGAGAGATCTGCTCTCAAGTTTCTACTCTCCCGATCCTTCAATATCTCCCTCTCCCGATTCGCCGTCGTCTAGACCTCAACAAATCACCCTCGACGACATCAACTCCACCTCCTTCGATCCTGATCACTACATGAATTTCTTG GTGGAAAAGTCGAATTTAGAAGGGCTGCTGCAAAGGCATGTAGAAATGGCAGCCGAGATTAAGAATCTCGATACTGACTTGCAAATGTTGGTTTATGAAAATTATAACAAGTTTATTAGTGCTACCGATACGATTAAGAG GATGAAAACTAACATTGTAGGCATGGAGTCAAATATGGAAGGGCTTCTTGAGAAG ATAATGTCTGTGCAATCTAGAAGTGATGGGGTGAACACTTCACTATTTGAAAAGAGAGAACACATAGAGAAATTGCATCGCACGTATAACCTTCTTCGCAAAGTTCAG TTCATTTTTGATCTACCCATGAGACTTGGAAAGTGTATCAAATCCGAGGCCTATGCTGATGCAGTCAGGTTCTACATTGGAGCTATGCCAATTTTTAAG GCATATGGAGACTCATCATTCCAGGACTGTAAGCAAGCTTCTGAAGAAGCAATGGCTATAATTATAAAGAACTTGCAG gGAAAGCTATTCTCAGATTCTGAATCCATACAAGCAAGAGCTGAGGCTGCAGTGCTTCTTAAGCAGTTAGATTTTCCG GTGGAAAGCTTAAAGGCTAGACTACTGGAAAAATTGGCACAGTCTCTTGCAGATCTTCAGCTTAAGACTAAAGAACTAAGCAATGCTTCAGTAGATTCTAAGGATTCTTCTAAAGAAGAAAGCATTCCTTGTTCAGAACCTGCTGCTGCTCATGAG GCATCTGTTCGTGAGTTTGCAGAGGCTCTCCGTGCTTATTGTGTGATATTTCCTGATTCAGAAAACCAACTAGTGAAACTTGCACAAGATCTGGTTACCAA GCATTTTGAAACAACTGGAGAATACGTAAAGGAGCGGATTTGTTCTGCTGAGCTATTGCGTGTTCTTC GAGTTATTTGGAAAGATGTGCTTCTGATGGATGAGGTGTTGCATGAGGCTGCACTCCCTGATTATTCTTTGGAG GCTGCCAAGGTTGCTGTCAAACAGTATGTTGCCAGCAGATTTTCCCATCTTCTACATGATATCTCAG ATGCCCTTACAAAAGTACATGTTAGACAAAAGGATGGAGGAAAAGAGTATTCCTTGCAGGTTGTTCTGGAGACCAGCAAAAAGGCAGTGCTTCAAGGCAGCATGGACGTCTTACTG GACTTCCGCCAAATTCTTGAAGACAACTTGGAGCTACTAGTCAACCTGAAAGACTTGATTATTGATTTGGTTCAAGAaggatttcaagatttcttcagGGCACTTGATGATCACTTCCTTCTGCTTTCAGGAAGAAATATTTCACCCAGTCAAGATCAAGGTTTGATAGAGGGAACACAAGGTGACAAAGCTTTTGCTGGCCTTGTCCTGGTGCTTGCTCAACTTTCTGTTTTCATCGAACAAACTGCCATCCCAAGAATCACTGAG GAAATAGCAGCTTCTTTTTCTGGTGGTGGTGCTAGAGGCTATGAAAATGGGCCTGCCTTTGTTCCTGGAGAAATTTGTCGAATTTTTCGTTCAGCTGGAGAGAAGTTTCTGAACCTT tATATAAAAATGAGAACTCAGAGGATATCGCTTCTCCTGAAAAAGAGGTTTACAACACCAAATTGGATCAAG CATAAGGAGCCCAGAGAGGTTCATATGTTTGTTGATTTATTTCTCCAAGAG CTTGGAGCAATAGGACGTGAAGTAAAGCAGATTTTGCCTCAAGGGCTGCGAAGGCATCGTCGCAATGACAGCAATGGAAGCACTGCCTCATCAAGGAGCAATCCATTACGAGAGGAAAAGTTGACTCAGTCCAATACCCAAAGGGCCAGGAGCCAGCTTTTGGAAACCCATCTAGCAAAGTTGTTCAAgcaaaaagttgaaattttcacAAAAGTTGAATACACACAG GAGTCCGTGGTATCAACAATAGTAAAACTGTCCCTTAAAAGTTTGCAAGAATTTGTCCGACTCCAGACTTTCAATCGGAGTGGATTCCAGCAAATTCAGTTGGATATTCAGTTCCTAAGGACTCCTTTAAAGGAAAATGTTGAAGATGAAGCTGCTGTTGACTTTCTGCTTGATGAG GTGATTGTTGGTGCTTCGGAGCGTTGTCTTGACCCAATTCCTTTGGAGCCCCCCATTTTGGACAAACTAATACAGGCAAAGTTGGCAAAAACCAGGGATCAGATTCCTAGCGCTTCATAA